In Pseudomonas fakonensis, one DNA window encodes the following:
- a CDS encoding dienelactone hydrolase family protein: protein MRSLLALALLCCTALAQAAVQTREIRYQDADGTALIGYYAYDDAIEGKRPGIVVVHEWWGLNDYAKRRARDLAALGYNALAIDMYGDGKHTEHPQDAQAFMAASMKDPAAAARRFDAGLELLKLQPNTNKHQLGAVGYCFGGKVVLDAARRGEKLDGVVSFHGALVTQTPATPGSVRAKVLVEHGEADSMVTPEQVAAFKAEMGAAKADYQFVGIPGAKHGFTNPDADRLSHGEHGGPDIGYDKAADESSWKDMQAFFKKAFD, encoded by the coding sequence ATGCGTTCCCTGCTTGCCCTGGCCCTGTTGTGCTGTACCGCCCTCGCCCAGGCGGCGGTGCAGACCCGCGAGATCCGTTATCAGGATGCCGACGGCACCGCACTGATCGGCTATTACGCCTACGACGACGCCATCGAGGGCAAACGCCCGGGCATCGTGGTGGTACATGAATGGTGGGGGCTGAACGACTACGCCAAGCGCCGTGCCCGCGATCTTGCCGCACTGGGCTACAACGCCCTGGCCATCGACATGTATGGCGACGGCAAGCACACCGAACACCCGCAGGACGCGCAGGCGTTCATGGCCGCGTCAATGAAGGACCCTGCCGCAGCAGCCCGGCGCTTCGATGCGGGGCTGGAGTTGTTGAAACTGCAACCGAACACCAACAAGCACCAGCTGGGGGCGGTGGGTTACTGCTTTGGCGGCAAGGTGGTGCTGGATGCCGCGCGCCGGGGCGAGAAGCTCGATGGCGTGGTGAGCTTCCATGGCGCGCTGGTGACCCAGACCCCGGCCACGCCAGGGTCGGTGCGGGCCAAAGTTCTGGTGGAGCATGGCGAGGCCGACAGCATGGTCACCCCGGAACAGGTGGCGGCGTTCAAGGCCGAGATGGGTGCGGCCAAGGCGGATTACCAGTTCGTCGGTATTCCTGGGGCCAAGCATGGGTTTACCAACCCGGATGCCGACCGCTTGAGCCATGGCGAGCATGGTGGGCCGGATATCGGTTATGACAAGGCAGCGGACGAGAGCTCGTGGAAGGATATGCAGGCGTTTTTCAAGAAAGCGTTTGACTGA
- a CDS encoding BRO-N domain-containing protein — protein sequence MDNHYFPTLFTRHNRHLHTLWLESQAWFCALELGRMTGRFFDEHCIRKLDPDQHRSVRLLRYGQYQDTTMVSESGAYTLLAHHHIPENRHLRHWLTHEVVAVLRDGQGSVADDLPRLGRMCWPGGHTASLLYWQSEAWVRMRDMPVVMAAEVPAVLPGRRRLSWKECAQRALRLHGVGD from the coding sequence ATGGACAACCACTACTTCCCTACCCTCTTCACCCGCCACAACCGCCACCTCCACACCCTCTGGCTCGAATCCCAAGCCTGGTTCTGCGCCCTCGAACTCGGCCGGATGACCGGGCGCTTCTTCGACGAACACTGCATCCGCAAGCTCGACCCGGACCAGCATCGCAGCGTGCGGCTGCTGCGCTATGGCCAGTACCAGGACACCACCATGGTCAGCGAGTCCGGGGCCTATACCCTGCTGGCTCATCACCATATCCCCGAGAACCGCCACCTGCGGCACTGGCTGACCCATGAGGTGGTGGCGGTGCTGCGGGATGGGCAAGGCTCCGTGGCGGATGACCTGCCCCGCTTGGGTAGGATGTGCTGGCCGGGTGGGCATACGGCGAGCTTGCTGTATTGGCAGAGCGAGGCTTGGGTACGGATGCGGGATATGCCGGTGGTGATGGCGGCTGAGGTGCCGGCTGTGCTGCCTGGGCGGCGCAGATTGAGCTGGAAGGAATGTGCGCAGCGGGCGCTGCGGTTGCATGGGGTTGGGGATTGA
- a CDS encoding ATP-binding protein, translating to MKSIFIRIYGGMLGVLVLVAVLGVLSLHLVNEVRAGQHRERLAQGTFSLMADNLAQQNEVERKRSLLMWERLLGVPLDVQPLSVFSLDGGQRARLYRDLVVVEKTGPHAARVLRRIGREDALLVAEVKQISEQLARATLYLLADELVRYPVTEQQARLAQLKQSKGFGFDIALQRIERAALDDDQRRRVEEGDTVMALGKDGDSIRVFAGLAGSPWVLEIGPLYQLNPYPPQLLILIAFLGLCLIGLVVYLLVRQLERRVSGLEVAATRIAQGSLDTRVPAGSADSVGRLAEAFNGMAEHLQRSLTMQRELVRAVSHELRTPVARLRFGLEMIESASTEQARAKHLAGMDGDIQDLDKLVDEMLTYARLEQGAPALQFQAVDLDELLARVITELAPLRAEVKVLRGQCHGLDGGAAWVEAEPRYLHRALQNLVRNAMRHAESEVRLSYQLGQQRCRIDVEDDGPGIPEGVWDRIFTPFTRLDDSRTRASGGHGLGLSIVRRIIYWHGGRALVGRSEQLGGACFSLNWPREQPRD from the coding sequence ATGAAGTCGATCTTCATACGCATCTATGGCGGCATGCTCGGCGTGCTGGTGCTGGTGGCCGTGCTTGGCGTGCTCAGCCTGCACCTGGTCAACGAGGTGCGCGCCGGCCAGCACCGTGAGCGCCTGGCCCAGGGCACCTTCAGCCTGATGGCCGACAACCTGGCGCAGCAGAACGAGGTGGAGCGCAAGCGCTCGCTGTTGATGTGGGAGCGCCTGCTTGGCGTGCCGCTGGACGTGCAGCCGCTGTCGGTGTTCAGCCTGGACGGTGGCCAGCGCGCGCGGCTGTACCGCGACCTGGTGGTGGTGGAAAAAACCGGCCCCCACGCCGCCAGGGTGCTGCGCCGCATCGGCCGCGAGGATGCGTTGCTGGTGGCCGAGGTCAAGCAGATCAGCGAGCAGTTGGCCCGCGCCACCCTTTACCTGCTGGCCGACGAGCTGGTGCGCTACCCGGTGACCGAGCAGCAGGCGCGCCTGGCACAACTGAAGCAGAGCAAGGGCTTTGGTTTTGACATCGCCCTGCAGCGCATCGAGCGCGCAGCCCTGGACGACGACCAGCGGCGCCGGGTGGAGGAGGGCGATACGGTGATGGCGCTGGGCAAGGACGGCGACTCCATCCGCGTGTTCGCAGGCCTGGCCGGTTCACCCTGGGTGCTGGAGATCGGCCCGTTGTACCAGCTCAACCCGTACCCGCCGCAGTTGCTCATTCTTATTGCGTTCCTTGGCCTGTGCCTGATCGGCCTGGTGGTGTACCTGCTGGTGCGCCAGCTGGAGCGCCGCGTATCGGGGCTGGAGGTGGCCGCCACGCGCATCGCCCAAGGCAGCCTCGACACCCGCGTGCCGGCAGGTAGCGCCGACTCGGTGGGGCGCTTGGCCGAGGCATTCAATGGTATGGCCGAGCACCTGCAGCGCTCGCTGACCATGCAGCGCGAACTGGTGCGCGCGGTGTCCCACGAGCTGCGCACGCCAGTGGCGCGGTTGCGCTTCGGTCTGGAGATGATCGAAAGCGCCAGCACCGAACAGGCCCGGGCCAAGCACCTGGCCGGCATGGATGGCGATATCCAGGACCTCGACAAGCTGGTCGACGAAATGCTGACTTACGCCCGCCTGGAGCAGGGCGCCCCGGCATTGCAGTTCCAGGCGGTGGACCTCGACGAGCTGCTGGCGCGGGTAATCACTGAGCTGGCGCCGCTACGGGCCGAAGTGAAGGTGCTGCGCGGCCAGTGCCATGGCCTGGATGGCGGCGCTGCCTGGGTCGAGGCCGAGCCGCGCTACCTGCACCGGGCGCTGCAGAACCTGGTGCGCAACGCCATGCGCCATGCCGAGTCCGAAGTGCGCCTGAGCTACCAGCTGGGCCAGCAGCGTTGCCGTATCGATGTGGAAGATGACGGGCCGGGCATTCCGGAAGGGGTGTGGGACCGCATCTTCACCCCCTTCACCCGCCTGGACGACAGCCGTACCCGCGCCTCGGGCGGGCACGGGCTGGGTTTGTCGATTGTGCGGCGGATCATCTACTGGCACGGCGGCCGCGCCCTGGTGGGGCGCAGCGAGCAGTTGGGCGGGGCCTGCTTCAGCCTGAACTGGCCGCGGGAGCAGCCGCGGGACTAA
- a CDS encoding outer membrane protein produces the protein MKTFNTLLAAMAVCAAGIATTAQADDTFASLTYGQTSDKVRKSGLLQRNTDHLNTDGIVGKDGTWGVRVGQMNDQGRYYLTYDNVSGSHSGLKLRQENLLGSYDLFLPVGDTTKLFGGASLGVTKLSQESSGYSRDTDTGYAYGLQAGVLQQLTDNASVELGYRYLRSNASTELVPHGGSKVGSLRLDSSAQTYLAANYKF, from the coding sequence ATGAAAACATTCAACACCCTGCTTGCCGCCATGGCTGTCTGCGCCGCCGGCATCGCCACCACCGCCCAGGCCGACGACACCTTCGCCAGCCTCACCTACGGGCAAACCAGCGACAAGGTTCGCAAGTCCGGCCTGTTGCAGCGCAACACCGACCACCTGAACACCGATGGCATCGTCGGCAAAGACGGCACCTGGGGCGTACGCGTCGGCCAGATGAACGACCAGGGTCGCTACTACCTCACCTACGACAACGTTTCGGGCAGCCACAGCGGCCTCAAGCTGCGCCAGGAAAACCTGCTCGGCAGCTATGACCTCTTCCTGCCAGTGGGCGACACCACCAAACTGTTCGGCGGTGCCAGCCTGGGCGTGACCAAGCTCAGCCAGGAGTCCTCCGGCTACAGCCGCGACACCGACACCGGTTACGCCTATGGCCTGCAGGCCGGCGTGCTGCAACAACTCACCGACAACGCCTCGGTGGAGCTGGGCTACCGTTACCTGCGCAGTAACGCCAGCACCGAACTGGTACCCCACGGCGGCAGCAAGGTCGGCTCCCTGCGCCTGGATAGCAGCGCCCAGACTTACCTGGCGGCCAACTACAAGTTCTGA
- a CDS encoding ribonucleotide-diphosphate reductase subunit beta: MLSWDEFDKEDGEVAAKGNTPAQAAAATLDKLDSAGGAAALEARAATAADSDAVKRAKAALDALDIAEGLAELEGSSARVAVDEKRMINCRADLNQLVPFKYDWAWQKYLDGCANHWMPQEVNMTADIALWKSMDGLTEDERRIVMRNLGFFSTADSLVANNLALAVYRLITNPECRQYILRQAFEEAIHTHAYQYCIESLGMDEGEIFNMYHEIPSVAKKAAWGLKYTRAISDPEFNTGTVETDKELLRNLIAYYCVLEGIFFYCGFTQILSMGRRNKMTGVAEQFQYILRDESMHLNFGIDVINQIKIENPHLWDAAMKEEATQMILQGTQLEIEYARDTMPRGVLGMNAAMMEDYLKFIANRRLTQIGLKEEYPGTTNPFPWMSEIMDLKKEKNFFETRVIEYQTGGALSWD; encoded by the coding sequence ATGCTGAGCTGGGACGAATTCGACAAAGAAGACGGCGAAGTAGCTGCCAAGGGCAACACCCCTGCGCAGGCCGCTGCCGCCACCCTCGACAAGCTCGACAGCGCCGGCGGTGCCGCCGCCCTGGAAGCCCGCGCCGCCACCGCCGCCGACTCCGACGCGGTCAAGCGCGCCAAGGCGGCCCTGGACGCCCTGGACATCGCCGAAGGCCTGGCGGAGCTCGAAGGCTCCTCGGCCCGCGTTGCGGTCGATGAAAAGCGCATGATCAACTGCCGCGCCGACCTGAACCAGCTGGTACCGTTCAAGTACGACTGGGCCTGGCAGAAGTACCTGGACGGCTGCGCCAACCACTGGATGCCGCAAGAGGTCAACATGACCGCCGACATTGCCCTGTGGAAGAGCATGGACGGCCTGACCGAAGACGAGCGCCGCATCGTGATGCGCAACCTCGGCTTCTTCTCCACCGCCGACTCGCTGGTTGCCAACAACCTGGCCCTGGCCGTGTACCGCCTGATCACCAACCCGGAGTGCCGCCAGTACATCCTGCGCCAGGCCTTCGAAGAGGCGATCCACACCCACGCCTACCAGTACTGCATCGAGTCGCTGGGCATGGATGAAGGCGAGATCTTCAACATGTACCACGAGATCCCGTCGGTCGCGAAAAAAGCCGCCTGGGGCCTGAAGTACACCCGCGCCATCTCGGACCCGGAGTTCAACACCGGCACCGTCGAGACCGACAAAGAGCTGCTGCGCAACCTGATCGCTTACTACTGCGTACTGGAAGGCATCTTCTTCTACTGCGGCTTCACCCAGATCCTGTCCATGGGCCGCCGCAACAAGATGACCGGCGTTGCCGAGCAGTTCCAGTACATCCTGCGTGACGAGTCCATGCACCTGAACTTCGGCATCGACGTGATCAACCAGATCAAGATCGAAAACCCGCACCTGTGGGATGCCGCGATGAAGGAAGAGGCTACCCAGATGATTCTGCAGGGTACTCAGCTTGAGATCGAATACGCCCGCGACACCATGCCACGCGGCGTGCTGGGCATGAACGCGGCGATGATGGAGGATTACCTCAAGTTCATTGCCAACCGTCGTTTGACTCAGATTGGGTTGAAGGAAGAGTATCCGGGGACTACCAACCCGTTCCCTTGGATGAGCGAGATCATGGACTTGAAGAAAGAGAAGAACTTCTTTGAGACTCGGGTGATTGAGTATCAGACTGGTGGGGCGTTGAGCTGGGATTGA
- a CDS encoding ribonucleoside-diphosphate reductase subunit alpha: MQTDTTRENPQALAPQAESNQDLAATAPGQLRVIKRNGTVVPYTDDKITVAITKAFLAVEGGTAAASSRIHDTVARLTEQVTATFKRRMPSGGTIHIEEIQDQVELALMRAGEQKVARDYVIYRDQRAKERATRSNADSVVEPHPSIRITLADGSLAPLDMARLNTIISEACEGLAEVDGDLIQRETLKNLYDGVALKDVNTALVMTARTLVEREPNYSFVTARLLMDTLRAEGLGFLGVADSATHHEMADLYAKALPAYVEKGVEYELLDPALKGYDLERMGKAINHERDQQFTYLGLQTLYDRYFIHKDGVRFELPQVFFMRVAMGLALEEKDKEARAIEFYNLLSSFDYMASTPTLFNAGTLRPQLSSCYLTTVPDDLSGIYHAIHDNAMLSKFAGGLGNDWTPVRALGSYIKGTNGKSQGVVPFLKVVNDTAVAVNQGGKRKGAVCAYLETWHLDIEEFIELRKNTGDDRRRTHDMNTANWIPDLFMKRVFDDGKWTLFSPSEVPDLHDLTGKAFEERYEYYEALTEYNKIKVFKTIQAKDLWRKMLSMLFETGHPWLTFKDPCNLRSPQQHVGVVHSSNLCTEITLNTNKDEIAVCNLGSINLPNHIVDGKLDTAKLQRTVNTAVRMLDNVIDINYYSVPQARNSNFKHRPVGLGIMGFQDALYLQHIPYGSDAAVEFADKSMEAVSYFAIQASCDLADERGAYESFQGSLWSKGILPLDSQQILIEARGQKYIDVDLTESLDWAPVRERVQKGIRNSNIMAIAPTATIANITGVSQSIEPTYQNLYVKSNLSGEFTVINPYLVRDLKARGLWDSVMINDLKYYDGSVQQIERIPQELKDLYATAFEVETKWIVDAASRRQKWIDQAQSLNLYIAGASGKKLDVTYRMAWYRGLKTTYYLRALAATSTEKSTINTGKLNAVSSGGDSAPVQAAGPAPVPKACAIDEPDCEACQ; this comes from the coding sequence ATGCAAACCGACACAACTCGCGAGAACCCGCAGGCTTTGGCGCCGCAGGCCGAGTCCAACCAGGACCTGGCTGCCACCGCTCCGGGCCAACTGCGCGTGATCAAGCGCAACGGTACTGTCGTCCCCTACACCGACGACAAGATCACCGTGGCCATCACCAAGGCGTTCCTCGCAGTTGAAGGCGGCACCGCCGCTGCCTCGTCGCGCATCCACGACACCGTCGCGCGCCTGACCGAGCAGGTCACCGCCACGTTCAAGCGTCGCATGCCATCGGGTGGCACCATCCACATCGAAGAAATCCAGGACCAGGTCGAACTGGCCCTGATGCGCGCCGGCGAGCAGAAAGTCGCCCGCGACTACGTGATCTACCGCGACCAGCGCGCCAAAGAGCGTGCTACCCGCAGCAACGCCGACTCGGTGGTCGAGCCGCACCCAAGCATCCGCATCACCCTGGCTGACGGCAGCCTGGCGCCGCTGGACATGGCGCGCCTGAACACCATCATCAGCGAAGCCTGCGAAGGCCTGGCCGAAGTCGATGGCGACCTGATCCAGCGCGAAACCCTGAAGAACCTGTACGACGGCGTTGCCCTGAAAGACGTCAACACCGCCCTGGTGATGACCGCCCGTACCCTGGTAGAGCGCGAGCCGAACTACTCGTTCGTCACCGCCCGCCTGCTGATGGACACCCTGCGTGCCGAAGGCCTGGGCTTCCTGGGCGTGGCCGACAGCGCCACCCACCACGAAATGGCCGACCTGTACGCCAAGGCCCTGCCGGCCTACGTCGAGAAAGGCGTGGAGTACGAGCTGCTGGACCCGGCGCTGAAAGGCTACGACCTGGAGCGCATGGGCAAGGCGATCAACCACGAGCGTGACCAGCAGTTCACCTACCTGGGCCTGCAGACCCTGTACGACCGCTACTTCATCCACAAGGATGGCGTGCGCTTCGAGCTGCCGCAGGTGTTCTTCATGCGTGTGGCCATGGGCCTGGCGCTGGAAGAAAAAGACAAGGAAGCCCGTGCGATCGAGTTCTACAACCTGTTGTCGTCCTTCGACTACATGGCCTCGACCCCGACCCTGTTCAACGCCGGCACCCTGCGCCCGCAGCTGTCGAGCTGCTACCTGACCACCGTGCCGGACGACCTGTCGGGCATCTACCACGCGATCCACGACAACGCCATGCTGTCGAAATTCGCCGGTGGCCTGGGCAACGACTGGACCCCTGTGCGTGCACTGGGCTCCTACATCAAGGGCACCAACGGCAAGTCGCAAGGCGTCGTGCCGTTCCTGAAAGTCGTCAACGACACCGCCGTTGCCGTTAACCAGGGTGGCAAGCGCAAGGGCGCCGTATGTGCCTACCTGGAAACCTGGCACCTGGACATCGAAGAGTTCATCGAGCTGCGCAAGAACACCGGTGATGACCGTCGTCGTACCCACGACATGAACACCGCCAACTGGATCCCTGACCTGTTCATGAAGCGTGTCTTCGATGACGGCAAGTGGACCCTGTTCTCGCCTTCGGAAGTGCCAGACCTGCACGACCTGACCGGCAAGGCCTTCGAAGAGCGCTACGAGTACTACGAAGCCCTGACCGAGTACAACAAGATCAAGGTGTTCAAGACCATCCAGGCCAAAGACCTGTGGCGCAAGATGCTGTCGATGCTGTTCGAGACCGGCCACCCGTGGCTGACCTTCAAGGACCCGTGCAACCTGCGCAGCCCGCAGCAGCACGTGGGCGTGGTCCACAGCTCGAACCTGTGCACCGAGATCACCCTGAACACCAACAAGGACGAGATCGCGGTCTGCAACCTGGGCTCGATCAACCTGCCGAACCACATTGTCGACGGCAAGCTGGACACCGCCAAGCTGCAACGCACCGTGAACACCGCCGTGCGCATGCTCGACAACGTGATCGACATCAACTACTACTCGGTGCCGCAAGCGCGTAACTCGAACTTCAAGCACCGCCCGGTCGGCCTTGGCATCATGGGCTTCCAGGACGCGCTGTACCTGCAGCACATCCCGTATGGTTCGGACGCTGCGGTCGAGTTCGCCGACAAGTCGATGGAAGCGGTCAGCTACTTCGCCATCCAGGCTTCGTGTGACCTGGCCGACGAGCGCGGCGCCTACGAGAGCTTCCAGGGCTCGCTGTGGTCCAAGGGCATCCTGCCGCTGGATTCGCAACAGATCCTGATCGAGGCCCGTGGCCAGAAGTACATCGACGTCGACCTGACCGAGAGCCTGGACTGGGCCCCGGTGCGCGAGCGTGTACAAAAAGGTATTCGTAACTCGAACATCATGGCCATCGCGCCGACCGCGACCATCGCCAACATCACCGGCGTGTCGCAGTCCATCGAGCCGACCTACCAGAACCTGTACGTGAAATCGAACCTGTCGGGCGAATTCACCGTGATCAACCCGTACCTGGTCCGCGACCTGAAAGCCCGCGGCCTGTGGGACTCGGTCATGATCAACGACCTGAAGTACTACGATGGTTCCGTGCAGCAGATCGAGCGCATTCCGCAAGAGCTCAAAGACCTGTACGCCACCGCGTTCGAAGTCGAGACCAAGTGGATCGTCGATGCCGCCTCCCGTCGCCAGAAGTGGATCGACCAGGCGCAGTCGCTGAACCTGTACATCGCCGGCGCTTCGGGCAAGAAGCTGGACGTCACCTATCGCATGGCCTGGTACCGTGGTCTGAAGACCACCTACTACCTCCGTGCCCTGGCGGCCACCAGCACCGAGAAGTCGACCATCAACACCGGCAAGCTCAACGCCGTGTCGAGCGGCGGCGACAGCGCCCCGGTCCAGGCCGCCGGCCCTGCTCCAGTGCCAAAGGCCTGTGCGATCGACGAGCCTGACTGCGAAGCCTGCCAGTAA
- a CDS encoding response regulator transcription factor — MKLLVVEDEALLRHHLFTRLGEAGHVVQAVANGEEALYQAEQYNHDLAVIDLGLPGMSGLDLIRQLRSLGQTFPILILTARGNWQDKVEGLAAGADDYVVKPFQFEELEARLNALLRRSSGFTQSTIAAGPLVLDLNRKQATLGEQPLALTAYEYRILEYLMRHHQQVVAKDRLMEQLYPDDDERDPNVIEVLVGRLRRKLEGDTGFKPIDTVRGLGYLFTERCQ, encoded by the coding sequence ATGAAATTGCTGGTGGTCGAGGACGAGGCGCTGCTGCGCCATCACCTGTTCACCCGCCTGGGCGAAGCCGGGCACGTGGTGCAGGCGGTGGCCAATGGCGAAGAAGCCCTGTACCAGGCCGAGCAGTACAACCACGACCTGGCCGTGATCGACCTGGGCCTGCCGGGGATGAGCGGGCTCGACCTGATCCGCCAGTTGCGCAGCCTCGGCCAGACCTTCCCCATTCTCATCCTCACCGCCCGTGGCAACTGGCAGGACAAGGTCGAAGGCCTGGCTGCCGGCGCCGATGATTATGTGGTCAAGCCGTTCCAGTTCGAGGAACTGGAGGCGCGCCTGAACGCCCTGTTGCGCCGCTCCAGCGGCTTCACCCAGTCGACCATCGCTGCCGGCCCCCTGGTGCTGGACCTCAACCGCAAGCAGGCTACGCTGGGCGAGCAACCGCTGGCGCTGACCGCCTACGAATACCGCATCCTCGAATACCTCATGCGCCATCACCAGCAGGTGGTGGCCAAGGACCGGCTGATGGAACAGCTGTACCCCGACGACGACGAACGCGACCCTAACGTCATCGAAGTGCTGGTCGGCCGCCTGCGACGCAAGCTCGAGGGAGATACCGGCTTCAAGCCCATCGATACGGTGCGTGGCCTGGGTTACCTGTTCACCGAGCGCTGCCAGTGA
- a CDS encoding 4'-phosphopantetheinyl transferase family protein, which produces MNRLPTCCAPLQHHWPLPRPVPGAVLVSCAFDPARLAADDFQRAGIEQTASLQRSVAKRQAEYLAGRVCAREALRLLDGRDYVPATHEDRSPIWPAGIRGSITHGQGWAAAVVGAQVAGLGLDQESLLTEERAERLAGEILTAAELHRLDRSQQALTVTLTFSLKESLFKALYPITGQRFYFEHAEVLQWSTDGHARLRLLTDLSATWRHGVELDGQFCVQDGHLLSLISV; this is translated from the coding sequence ATGAACAGACTCCCCACCTGCTGCGCCCCGCTCCAGCACCACTGGCCCCTGCCCCGCCCGGTCCCCGGTGCGGTGCTGGTGAGCTGTGCGTTCGACCCGGCCAGGCTTGCTGCCGACGACTTCCAGCGCGCCGGCATCGAACAAACCGCCAGCCTGCAACGCTCGGTGGCCAAGCGCCAGGCCGAGTACCTGGCCGGCCGGGTATGCGCCCGCGAGGCCCTGCGCCTGCTGGATGGGCGTGACTATGTGCCGGCCACCCACGAGGACCGCTCGCCGATCTGGCCGGCCGGCATTCGTGGCTCCATCACCCACGGCCAGGGTTGGGCTGCGGCGGTGGTGGGCGCGCAAGTGGCAGGGCTTGGGCTGGACCAGGAGTCGCTATTGACTGAAGAGCGTGCCGAGCGTCTGGCCGGGGAAATCCTTACCGCCGCCGAACTGCATCGGCTGGATCGTAGCCAACAGGCCTTGACGGTGACCCTGACCTTCTCGCTGAAGGAGAGCCTGTTCAAAGCGCTGTACCCGATCACCGGCCAGCGCTTCTATTTCGAACACGCAGAAGTTTTGCAGTGGTCCACTGACGGCCACGCCCGCCTGCGCCTGCTCACCGACCTGTCCGCCACCTGGCGCCACGGCGTGGAGCTGGATGGCCAGTTCTGCGTGCAGGACGGCCACCTGCTGAGCCTCATAAGCGTTTAG
- a CDS encoding response regulator transcription factor — MDQHPPDNRILIVEDDQRLAELTAEYLQANGYEVSVEGDGARAVRRIIDSQPDLVILDLMLPGEDGLSICRRVRGQYPGPILMLTARSDELDQVQGLDQGADDYVCKPVRPRLLLARIQALLRRSEPAERRQALEFGPLNIDNRLREARLGGQLIELTGAEFDLLWLLASNAGRVLSREQIFTALRGVGYDGQDRSIDVRISKIRPKIGDDPVNPRLIKTLRSKGYLFVGEAAQALAP, encoded by the coding sequence ATGGACCAGCACCCGCCAGACAACCGCATCCTCATCGTCGAGGACGACCAGCGCCTCGCCGAGCTCACCGCCGAGTACCTGCAGGCCAACGGCTACGAGGTCAGCGTCGAGGGCGATGGCGCCCGTGCCGTGCGGCGCATCATCGACAGCCAGCCAGACCTGGTGATCCTCGACCTGATGCTGCCCGGCGAAGACGGCCTGAGCATCTGCCGCCGGGTGCGCGGCCAGTACCCCGGCCCCATCCTCATGCTCACCGCCCGCAGCGACGAGCTCGACCAGGTGCAGGGCCTTGACCAAGGCGCCGACGACTACGTGTGCAAGCCGGTGCGCCCGCGCCTGCTGCTGGCGCGTATCCAGGCCCTGCTGCGGCGCAGTGAGCCGGCCGAGCGCCGCCAGGCTCTTGAATTCGGCCCGCTGAACATCGACAACCGCCTGCGCGAGGCACGCCTGGGTGGCCAGTTGATCGAGCTGACCGGCGCCGAGTTCGACCTGCTCTGGTTGCTGGCCAGCAACGCCGGGCGGGTGCTGTCCCGCGAGCAGATCTTCACCGCGCTGCGCGGCGTCGGCTACGACGGCCAGGACCGCTCCATCGATGTGCGTATTTCCAAGATTCGCCCCAAAATCGGTGACGACCCGGTCAACCCGCGGCTGATCAAGACCCTGCGCAGCAAGGGCTACCTGTTCGTCGGCGAGGCGGCCCAGGCGCTGGCGCCATGA
- a CDS encoding acetyltransferase yields the protein MIIRQAIAADHPLLLDIWQRSVRATHHFLQASDIDALLPQLRDIYLPAVELWVAVDAEDTPLGFIGLNEHHVEMLFIDPDLRGQGIGRALLDHARSSRDTLSVDVNEQNPEAVGFYLHYGFVQTGRSPLDGEGRPFPLLHMSLPG from the coding sequence ATGATCATTCGTCAGGCCATTGCGGCCGATCACCCCCTGCTGCTCGACATCTGGCAACGCTCCGTGCGCGCCACCCACCACTTCCTGCAAGCGTCCGACATCGACGCACTGCTGCCACAACTGCGCGACATCTACCTGCCGGCCGTCGAGCTGTGGGTAGCGGTAGACGCCGAAGACACCCCGCTGGGCTTCATCGGCCTCAACGAACACCACGTGGAAATGCTCTTCATCGACCCCGACTTGCGCGGCCAGGGTATCGGCCGGGCCCTGCTCGACCACGCCCGCAGCTCGCGCGATACGTTGAGTGTCGACGTCAACGAGCAGAACCCCGAGGCGGTGGGCTTCTACTTGCATTACGGCTTCGTCCAGACCGGCCGCTCGCCATTGGATGGTGAGGGTAGGCCATTCCCATTGCTGCACATGAGTCTGCCTGGCTAA